The sequence GCCTACATACAAGGGCACCCCGACTGGATGCTGGCAGGAATATTTGCTGATGACGGCATTTCCGGTACCAATACTAAGAAGCGTGAAGAATTCAACCGCATGATTGACGAGTGTATGGCCGGTAATATCGATATGATCATTACAAAGTCCATCAGCCGCTTTGCGCGAAACACGCTGGACTGTTTGAAGTATATCCGCCAACTAAAGGACAAGAACATTCCGGTCTATTTTGAGAAAGAAAACATAAACACCATGGATTCCAAGGGCGAGGTTATGCTCACAATTATGGCATCTCTTGCGCAGCAGGAAAGCCAGTCCTTAAGTCAGAATGTGAAACTGGGTTTGCAGTATCGTTACCAACAAGGCGAAATACAAGTCAACTGTGCACGGTTCCTCGGTTATACCAAGGATGAGAATAAGCGCCTTGTGGTTGTGCCCGAAGAAGCTGAAATCGTAAAGCGCATTTATCGAGAATACCTTGAGGGTGCAAGTATGCTGAAGATTGCCCGTGGGTTAGAGGCCGACGGTATCTTAAACGGTGCAGGCAATGAGCGCTGGCACACCAGTAACATTAATAATATTCTGCGAAACGAAAAGTACATCGGAGATGCGCTCTTGCAGAAAACCTACACGGTTGATTTTCTTACAAAAAAGCGGGTTAAGAACAACGGTATCGTTCCGCAGTACTATGTAGAGAACAGCCATGAAGCCATCATCCCGCGTGAAGTTTTCATGCAGGTGCAGGAAGAGCTTATCCGCCGCCGTATTGTGCACACAAGCCCAAACGGAAAGACCAGAACCTTCAGCAGCAACCACGTCTTTGCTCAGATAATCATCTGCGGCAAATGCGGTGAGGTTTTTCGCAGGGTACATTGGAACAACAGAGGTAAAAAGTCCATCGTCTGGCGCTGTGTCAGCCGGTTAGAAAACACCGGCCTATTCTGCGATGCCCGCACGGTACTGGAGAGCACCATCGAGCAAGTGCTAGTCACCGCCATTAATCAGACGCTTTGCGACAAAGACTCTTTCCTCACAACTCTACGGGATAACATCGCCACCATCATAAATCGTGAAAGCGACAAGGCCTTAGCGGATATCGATAAGCGGTTGGAGGAGTTGCAAACGGAACTTCTAAAATTGGCCACTTCCAATGCGGATTATGAAAAGGTTGGCGATGAGATTCACAGCCTGCGCGATCAGAAGCAAAAGCTGCAGGTTGAAAATGCCAACCGTGATGAACTCAAAAAGCAGATTGCTGATATGAGCACATTCCTAAAGAAGCAGTCCACCGCCCTCGCCGAATACGACAAGCAGCTTGTTCGGAGGTTGATTGATAAGGTCACGGTCTTCGAGGATAAATTCACCGTGGAATTCAAGTCCGGCGTGACGGTGGATGTGGATGAATAAGCCTGAAAACAAACAAGGCACTCTACGAAATTAGAACGTAGGGTGCCCTGTTTTATTTGGATTTAGATTTGTGGTTAATCCTCACATTTCTTTGTTGAAAGCCCTTATTCTTTCAAGCATAAAAATCAACCAAACAAATGAAATAACAAAGATTGCCCTCTGCCATATGCCAGAGTAATTTGGCAGGCAACTCATTAGCACTGAAAGAATTGTTGCTGTAAACCCAACGGCTATGTCTATGATCCAATACCTCACGGCTTTTTCTATAAAAGCTGATGACACTGCATAAATAGCGAACGAAAATCCCACAATTGTTGCGAAAATCGAATGTAGTTTATCTTCAATAGAATTAAAAATAACACCTTCAATAATTGGCGCATGCCGAAATATTCCTGTGAGCATGAGGCTCAATCCAAAAATGCTTAATAAAATTTTATGAAACAAAAATCTCCTCAAATGCAGCCAAGCTTCTAATATGCATGTAATTCCGACAAGTATAA comes from Acetivibrio thermocellus ATCC 27405 and encodes:
- a CDS encoding recombinase family protein is translated as MAVSKNVTVIPARKHTRKSKDEEKPKLRVAAYCRVSTDSEEQATSYDTQIEHYTAYIQGHPDWMLAGIFADDGISGTNTKKREEFNRMIDECMAGNIDMIITKSISRFARNTLDCLKYIRQLKDKNIPVYFEKENINTMDSKGEVMLTIMASLAQQESQSLSQNVKLGLQYRYQQGEIQVNCARFLGYTKDENKRLVVVPEEAEIVKRIYREYLEGASMLKIARGLEADGILNGAGNERWHTSNINNILRNEKYIGDALLQKTYTVDFLTKKRVKNNGIVPQYYVENSHEAIIPREVFMQVQEELIRRRIVHTSPNGKTRTFSSNHVFAQIIICGKCGEVFRRVHWNNRGKKSIVWRCVSRLENTGLFCDARTVLESTIEQVLVTAINQTLCDKDSFLTTLRDNIATIINRESDKALADIDKRLEELQTELLKLATSNADYEKVGDEIHSLRDQKQKLQVENANRDELKKQIADMSTFLKKQSTALAEYDKQLVRRLIDKVTVFEDKFTVEFKSGVTVDVDE
- a CDS encoding DUF998 domain-containing protein; the encoded protein is MRGKSKLSDFRYLLYAFLLLLTIMFALPFYSVDTYSIIKNTTSHLGAQSSPNAWIMNISFILVGITCILEAWLHLRRFLFHKILLSIFGLSLMLTGIFRHAPIIEGVIFNSIEDKLHSIFATIVGFSFAIYAVSSAFIEKAVRYWIIDIAVGFTATILSVLMSCLPNYSGIWQRAIFVISFVWLIFMLERIRAFNKEM